A region of the Nocardia asteroides genome:
CGAGCGTTGTACCAGAAGAACGCGGCGAAGGCGTTCAACAATCTGGACAACGACCTCGCGCGCTACATTGCCGGCCTGGCCGGGGACAACCGAGCCGACCGGAAAGCGGTGGTCCGGCTGATCCGGGAGGTCAACGTACAACTGGCCGAACTCGGGCCCAGCGCCTACACCAAGGAAGGTCAGCGGAAGGTACACCAGATACTCTCCGAAGCTTTGCGCAAGGCTCAGACCATAGTGCGGGGCGGGCAGGCCAAGGCGACCGAAACCGCCGCCATGGTCGACCGCCTCACAGCGCAATACCTCAACGGCATAGCCGGAAAACACACCAGACTCGCAAGCGCCTTGCCGGGCGACGGCCGCCCCCGCTCGCCCATCGAACCCGGGAAATACCGAATCAGCTCGCACTACGGTCCCCGGGGCGGCAAGCACCACGGTGGGCTCGACCTCGCCGCCCCCGCAGGCACGCCCATCTACGCCGCCACCGGCGGCACCGTGGTGAAGGCGGGCAACTTCGGCGACGGTTACGGCTATCAGGTTCGGATCCGGTCCGCCGACGGCACCGAGACCATCTACGCCCACCAGACCCCGGGCAGCATCCGGGTCCAGACCGGCCAGCGAGTCGCCGCGGGCGCCGTGATCGGCGCGGTCGGATCCACCGGCAACTCCACCGGCCCGCACCTGCACTACGAGGTGCGGCGCAACGGCCGCGCCGTCGAGCCCGTCGCCTATCTGGCGTCGCAGGGTGTTCGTGTATGACCCGGCTCCGGCCGCAGCGTTATTGTCATACTGTCAATACACCCCTCCCGGTCGCGTCCGGGAGGACGCACCGGCCATTCGGTGCGCTGGATCAACGACGAACCGAGGTAGGGCGTGAGCATTCCATCCACCGCCGAGAAGGGCCCGCTCGCGGGCATCAAGGTCATCGAGTTGGCCGGTATCGGCCCTGGCCCGCACGCCGCGCTGCTGCTCGCCGATCTCGGCGCCGACGTGGTGCGGGTGCAGCGTGCGGGTCAACTGCCCGGCGGGTTCGACCGCCCTCAGCTGCGCGGCCGGACCATCGTCGAGGCCGACCTCAAGGACCCCGCCGACAT
Encoded here:
- a CDS encoding peptidoglycan DD-metalloendopeptidase family protein — protein: MTSGEATHLVDGEAAPEGGAVEDSTSAPGPATSASERKDSDIAAQAARVLADLARHAPGGAPAAPTSNSRAQPVSAPTPAAPAPNGAQPPPATGTAVHGGTVAPQPGGVVAPPGGAAPPPNGAPPPPDGEPAPPPPGIDPETIAAIAPTALMAGSMAMMALPMLAQALAGLAGGGSGAGAGGTNATPTAANAAALTPEAQQALDALKKLEALYGTDGDAAGTAGLGARPGGSVGSGAGATAIKARALYQKNAAKAFNNLDNDLARYIAGLAGDNRADRKAVVRLIREVNVQLAELGPSAYTKEGQRKVHQILSEALRKAQTIVRGGQAKATETAAMVDRLTAQYLNGIAGKHTRLASALPGDGRPRSPIEPGKYRISSHYGPRGGKHHGGLDLAAPAGTPIYAATGGTVVKAGNFGDGYGYQVRIRSADGTETIYAHQTPGSIRVQTGQRVAAGAVIGAVGSTGNSTGPHLHYEVRRNGRAVEPVAYLASQGVRV